Proteins from one Phyllobacterium zundukense genomic window:
- a CDS encoding DMT family transporter translates to MTYLYLLIAIVCEVVATSALKQADGFTRLWPSLVCIAGYGAAFYLLSILVKTMPVGVVYAIWSGAGIVLIAAVGWFWFKQSLDIAAIIGLILIVAGVLIVNLFSSSVGH, encoded by the coding sequence ATGACATATCTCTACCTCCTTATCGCCATAGTCTGCGAAGTGGTGGCAACCTCCGCCCTTAAACAGGCCGATGGATTCACCAGGCTTTGGCCATCGCTGGTTTGCATTGCCGGCTATGGAGCGGCGTTTTACCTGCTATCGATTCTGGTGAAGACCATGCCCGTCGGCGTTGTCTATGCGATCTGGTCCGGCGCGGGAATCGTGCTGATCGCAGCCGTCGGCTGGTTCTGGTTCAAGCAATCGCTGGATATTGCTGCGATCATCGGGCTGATCCTGATTGTCGCCGGCGTGCTCATCGTCAATCTCTTCTCCAGCTCGGTCGGGCACTAG
- a CDS encoding GIY-YIG nuclease family protein, which yields MSGYVYILGNRKNGTFYIGVTSDLPGRIYEHKEGHTPGFAWKYGCTRLVWYEEHALIVEAIQREKSLKHWYRQWKIDLIERMNPDWEDLYDTLY from the coding sequence ATGAGTGGCTATGTCTACATCCTTGGCAACCGCAAGAATGGAACATTTTATATCGGCGTGACGTCCGATCTTCCGGGTCGCATCTATGAACACAAAGAAGGGCATACACCCGGATTTGCCTGGAAATATGGCTGTACACGACTGGTCTGGTACGAGGAACATGCTCTTATCGTAGAGGCCATTCAGCGAGAGAAATCTTTAAAGCACTGGTACCGGCAGTGGAAGATTGATCTGATTGAACGGATGAATCCGGATTGGGAAGATCTCTACGACACACTTTACTAG
- a CDS encoding lytic transglycosylase domain-containing protein, which yields MLRTSVLRHVLLGLTLALSATASHAQNPVPSAAVPVPTLKPFAPTQTRVSPAIQAAMHPDPVTTAGIAQPSKPTAIAGSLKSGLDAIASGDVRRAIGIRNGLPAQALDRHILTWAIGLSNAPGVPSSEIAQAAAELPGWPGMATFRSNSERALYKENPAPSVVISAFGNTAPQTFEGTLILARAYVASGNPRAARQILGPFWRTKKLDDNQESMILKEFSGVISREDHLTRMLTMLYEGKVKSAGRVAKLAGATSLYQAFAAVLQKAPDAGKKLGQVDGSWAQNAAYIFAKAQYLRRQEKYKEAADTMAAAPRDAASLVDPDAWWTERRVLSRELLDIGDAKRAYRVAASHSAETPAVAADAEFHAGWVALRALNDAKTAQKHFARIAEISSKPMSASRAYYWLGRAAEAGSAGSASEYYTRASRYGTTFYGQLAAAKLGQSGLQLPYPKPSEAERTRFAQREAVRAIQRLEDTGYDSRAAMLYTSLAQELDSPGELALLAVMAERKGNHYVALRVGKAAAQRGIDVGALSHPIGAIPGNANISGSGTALAYAIARQESEFNPAAVSSAGARGLLQLLPGTAKGVATRAGMSYSADRLTTDAAYNATLGAKFLGEQISKFDGSYVLTFAGYNAGPTRANQWIAKYGDPRGKPLDEVVDWIERIPYTETRNYVQRVMENYEVYKARLTGKAQIESDLTAGRRG from the coding sequence ATGCTGAGAACTTCTGTTTTGCGTCATGTTCTTCTTGGCCTCACGCTCGCGTTGAGTGCGACGGCTTCGCACGCCCAAAATCCTGTGCCTTCGGCGGCGGTCCCTGTCCCCACGTTGAAGCCTTTCGCCCCGACGCAAACGCGCGTCAGCCCGGCCATCCAGGCGGCGATGCATCCGGACCCGGTGACGACGGCGGGCATTGCCCAGCCCTCCAAGCCTACGGCCATCGCCGGGAGCCTGAAGAGCGGGCTCGATGCCATCGCTTCGGGTGACGTGCGGCGGGCGATCGGCATTCGCAACGGCCTGCCCGCGCAGGCGCTCGACCGGCATATATTGACCTGGGCTATCGGCCTTTCCAATGCGCCGGGCGTGCCAAGTTCCGAGATCGCGCAGGCCGCCGCAGAACTGCCGGGCTGGCCGGGCATGGCGACTTTCCGCAGCAATTCCGAACGGGCGCTTTACAAGGAAAATCCGGCGCCTTCGGTGGTGATCAGCGCCTTTGGCAATACCGCGCCGCAGACCTTCGAGGGCACGCTGATCCTCGCCCGCGCCTATGTGGCCAGCGGCAACCCGCGGGCCGCGCGGCAAATCCTCGGGCCGTTCTGGCGCACGAAGAAGCTCGATGACAATCAGGAGAGCATGATCCTCAAGGAGTTTTCCGGGGTCATTTCGCGCGAGGATCACCTGACACGCATGCTGACCATGCTCTATGAGGGCAAGGTGAAATCCGCCGGGCGCGTGGCCAAGCTTGCCGGGGCGACATCGCTGTATCAGGCCTTTGCCGCCGTGCTGCAAAAGGCGCCCGATGCCGGCAAGAAGCTGGGCCAAGTGGATGGATCCTGGGCGCAGAACGCCGCCTATATCTTCGCCAAGGCGCAATATTTGCGGCGGCAGGAGAAATACAAGGAAGCGGCGGACACAATGGCTGCGGCGCCGCGCGATGCGGCTTCGCTGGTCGATCCGGATGCGTGGTGGACCGAGCGCCGGGTGCTTTCGCGCGAATTGCTGGATATCGGCGATGCCAAGCGCGCCTACCGCGTTGCCGCCTCGCACAGCGCCGAGACACCGGCCGTTGCGGCGGACGCGGAGTTTCACGCGGGCTGGGTGGCACTCAGGGCGCTGAACGATGCGAAAACGGCGCAGAAGCATTTTGCCCGGATCGCCGAGATTTCATCGAAGCCAATGTCGGCTTCCCGCGCCTATTACTGGCTCGGACGCGCGGCGGAGGCCGGCAGCGCGGGCAGCGCCAGCGAATATTACACGCGGGCTTCCCGCTATGGCACCACATTCTACGGGCAGCTCGCGGCGGCCAAGCTCGGGCAATCCGGGTTGCAACTGCCCTATCCCAAGCCGAGCGAAGCGGAGCGCACGCGCTTTGCGCAGCGCGAGGCCGTGCGGGCGATCCAGCGGCTCGAGGATACGGGCTACGATTCCCGTGCGGCGATGCTTTATACGAGCCTTGCGCAGGAACTCGACAGTCCGGGCGAACTCGCGCTGCTGGCGGTGATGGCCGAGCGCAAGGGCAATCACTACGTCGCCCTGCGCGTCGGCAAGGCTGCGGCGCAGCGCGGCATCGATGTGGGCGCCCTGTCGCATCCGATCGGCGCGATCCCCGGTAATGCGAACATTTCCGGCTCCGGCACCGCCCTCGCCTATGCCATCGCCCGGCAGGAGAGCGAGTTCAACCCTGCCGCCGTATCGAGCGCCGGGGCGCGCGGTCTGCTGCAGCTTTTGCCCGGGACGGCGAAGGGCGTCGCCACCCGCGCCGGCATGAGCTATTCGGCGGACCGCCTGACCACTGACGCGGCCTATAATGCGACGCTCGGCGCGAAATTCCTCGGCGAGCAGATCTCGAAGTTCGATGGTTCGTATGTGCTTACCTTTGCCGGCTACAATGCCGGCCCGACGCGGGCCAACCAGTGGATCGCGAAATATGGCGATCCGCGCGGCAAGCCGCTCGACGAGGTGGTCGACTGGATCGAGCGCATCCCCTATACCGAGACACGCAATTACGTGCAGCGGGTGATGGAAAACTACGAGGTCTACAAGGCGCGGCTTACCGGCAAGGCGCAGATCGAAAGCGATCTGACCGCCGGACGGCGCGGCTGA
- a CDS encoding BON domain-containing protein, protein MHIIKSWFWPGVVTVALLTSLAMWFLTDPIDRELTDAANNALDTGNPWASAEIDGRDLVLKGIAPSEEALAEALKIVSETRGVRVVDNQATLLPLAVPFSFAVTKSDEGILLSGNVPYGDARASILAAAERAMPGIEILDEMAVARGAPPGFFDLVDFALAQAAQLTNGEVEISGETYNIRGTAANSNGYDSLNAALHTALPGNGKPGEVKLEVPASASSN, encoded by the coding sequence ATGCACATAATCAAAAGCTGGTTCTGGCCTGGCGTAGTCACCGTTGCGCTGCTGACGTCCTTGGCCATGTGGTTTTTGACAGATCCGATCGACCGTGAGCTCACCGATGCAGCCAACAATGCGCTGGATACCGGCAATCCGTGGGCGAGTGCTGAAATCGATGGTCGCGATCTGGTCCTCAAGGGGATTGCACCATCCGAGGAAGCGCTCGCGGAGGCGTTAAAAATTGTGAGCGAGACGAGGGGCGTTCGCGTCGTCGACAATCAGGCGACACTTTTGCCCTTGGCTGTGCCTTTTTCCTTCGCGGTCACCAAATCCGATGAAGGCATCCTGCTTTCGGGCAATGTTCCCTATGGCGACGCCCGTGCCAGCATCCTCGCCGCCGCGGAACGTGCCATGCCCGGCATCGAAATTCTGGATGAAATGGCTGTGGCGCGCGGCGCACCGCCGGGTTTCTTCGATCTTGTCGATTTCGCGCTGGCCCAAGCTGCGCAATTGACCAATGGTGAAGTCGAAATTTCCGGTGAAACCTACAACATCAGGGGTACCGCTGCCAATTCGAATGGTTATGATAGCTTGAATGCTGCCTTGCATACGGCGTTGCCGGGCAATGGCAAGCCGGGCGAGGTGAAACTGGAGGTGCCGGCCAGCGCCAGCAGCAATTAA
- a CDS encoding alpha/beta hydrolase has product MAFRDMFYDAPDGLKLYARVYEPAREVDSLPLVCLPGLTRNARDFHELALVLSEHPETPRRVISFDYRGRGLSAYDPDFTHYNIGIEAGDVIAGLKMLEIDRAVFLGASRGGLIIHILAAIAPQLLAGVIFNDIGPEIAPAGLLQISQYLNNPRLPKNWTEAAEIQRAVHGAAFPALRDADWERFAHAIYREIDGAIRPDYDPNLVKTLEGVDFTQKLPDLWAQFDLLAELPLLVIRGENTPLLAPETVEEMTRRHPALQVINVAGQGHAPMLETGRLPELIAAFVAGVDLRAV; this is encoded by the coding sequence TTGGCCTTCCGTGACATGTTTTACGATGCGCCGGATGGGTTGAAGCTTTACGCGCGGGTGTATGAACCGGCGCGTGAAGTGGATAGCCTACCGCTCGTGTGCCTGCCCGGCCTGACGCGCAACGCCAGGGATTTCCATGAACTGGCGCTGGTGCTTTCGGAACATCCGGAAACACCGCGGCGCGTGATCAGCTTCGACTATCGCGGGCGCGGGCTGTCGGCCTATGATCCCGATTTCACGCATTATAATATAGGCATCGAGGCGGGCGATGTGATTGCCGGGCTCAAGATGCTCGAAATCGATCGCGCGGTGTTTCTCGGCGCGTCGCGTGGCGGGCTGATCATCCACATCCTCGCGGCGATTGCGCCGCAGCTCTTGGCAGGCGTGATCTTCAACGATATCGGCCCGGAGATCGCACCGGCGGGATTGCTGCAAATCAGCCAGTATCTGAACAATCCGCGGTTGCCGAAGAACTGGACTGAAGCGGCGGAGATCCAGCGGGCCGTGCACGGGGCCGCGTTCCCGGCGCTGAGGGATGCGGACTGGGAGCGCTTCGCCCATGCGATTTATCGCGAGATCGATGGAGCTATTCGCCCGGATTACGACCCGAACCTCGTGAAAACGCTGGAAGGCGTGGATTTCACGCAGAAATTGCCGGATCTGTGGGCGCAGTTCGATCTATTGGCGGAGTTGCCGCTGCTGGTCATCCGCGGGGAAAACACGCCGCTGCTGGCACCGGAAACGGTCGAGGAAATGACACGCAGGCATCCAGCGCTGCAGGTGATCAACGTGGCCGGTCAGGGGCATGCGCCAATGCTGGAAACCGGACGTTTGCCCGAACTGATCGCAGCATTTGTGGCCGGTGTGGATCTACGCGCGGTTTAG
- a CDS encoding GAF domain-containing sensor histidine kinase: protein MNNDFQADIDAIGRIAAVPMILDVVCRSTGMGFAAVARVTEDRWIACQVLDAIEFGLKPGDELKLKTTICDSREAVVIDEVANDPVYSNHHMPAIYGFQSYISMPVILPDGSFFGTLCAIGPRPARLNNPETIGMFKLFAELIAFHLHANERLARTEAALLDERKISEFREQFVAVLGHDLRNPVASIDSGTRMLLRSPLDEKATDIVKLIRGSVVRMSGLIDNVLDLARARLGEGVVLELDDAEPLKPTLVQVIDELASVRTGHVVEANLDFEDPLKCDRVRIGQLLSNLLGNALMHGSEDGPIRVNASIDNGVFELWVSNTGEPIPPETMAQLFLPFFRREARAGQQGLGLGLYIASEIARVHGGTLEVSSTPEETRFTFRMPLVQ, encoded by the coding sequence ATGAACAATGACTTTCAGGCCGACATCGATGCGATCGGCCGGATTGCTGCGGTACCGATGATCCTCGATGTCGTTTGCCGCAGTACCGGCATGGGCTTTGCCGCCGTAGCGCGGGTAACCGAAGATCGCTGGATCGCCTGCCAGGTTCTCGATGCGATCGAATTTGGCCTCAAGCCTGGCGATGAACTGAAGCTGAAAACCACCATCTGCGATAGCCGCGAGGCGGTGGTCATCGACGAAGTCGCGAACGATCCAGTTTATTCCAATCATCACATGCCGGCGATCTACGGCTTCCAGAGCTATATTTCGATGCCTGTCATCCTCCCGGACGGTTCGTTTTTCGGCACGCTTTGCGCCATCGGTCCACGGCCGGCGCGCCTCAACAATCCCGAAACGATTGGCATGTTCAAACTGTTTGCCGAATTGATCGCCTTTCATCTGCACGCGAATGAGCGTCTGGCGAGAACGGAAGCCGCGCTTCTCGACGAGCGCAAGATTTCCGAATTCCGCGAGCAATTCGTCGCCGTACTTGGCCATGATCTGCGCAATCCGGTAGCGTCGATCGATTCTGGAACGCGCATGCTGCTTCGCTCGCCGCTGGATGAGAAAGCGACGGACATCGTCAAGCTGATCCGCGGCAGCGTCGTTCGCATGTCGGGCCTGATCGACAATGTGCTCGATCTGGCGCGCGCCCGGCTGGGGGAAGGCGTTGTGCTGGAACTCGACGATGCGGAACCGTTGAAGCCGACACTGGTTCAGGTCATCGATGAATTGGCTTCCGTTCGGACCGGCCACGTTGTCGAGGCGAATCTCGATTTCGAAGATCCATTGAAATGCGACCGGGTCAGGATCGGCCAGCTCCTGTCGAATCTCCTCGGCAATGCCCTGATGCATGGTTCCGAAGATGGTCCCATTCGCGTCAACGCATCGATCGATAATGGCGTCTTTGAGTTGTGGGTCTCCAACACAGGAGAACCTATCCCGCCGGAAACAATGGCGCAATTATTCCTGCCGTTCTTCCGGCGTGAAGCGCGGGCCGGCCAGCAGGGACTGGGGCTCGGGCTTTATATTGCCTCGGAAATTGCGCGCGTGCATGGCGGGACGCTGGAGGTTTCCTCGACCCCGGAAGAAACGCGGTTCACCTTCCGCATGCCGCTGGTCCAATAG
- a CDS encoding tyrosine-type recombinase/integrase, whose product MTISALGVAPSPPETAFPVRFQYDLSYASADHGIKRLVKEHSLNNLTAQYISILWDEGSHKTNVRSFLGEICEILSGERFSVFTQEMLDSVIGTLRERGNSNATINRKMAALSKLLRKACKMGDIYNLPEFRRQKERQGRIRFLEAEEELRLFSAIRMRCEDSYRLSVFLVDTGCRLGEAIGLNWNDLQDSRSTFWLTKSGRSRTVPLTSRVKEVVQIPHGRLKGPFAMHTQVRFRAIWNEAKAEVGLGTDDQVVPHILRHTCASRLVRGGIDIRRVQIWLGHQTLSMTMRYAHLATNDLDSCVAVLERH is encoded by the coding sequence ATGACGATTTCTGCCTTGGGTGTCGCCCCCTCCCCGCCCGAAACGGCGTTTCCGGTCCGGTTCCAGTACGATCTCAGCTATGCTTCGGCGGATCATGGGATCAAACGATTGGTCAAGGAGCATTCTCTCAACAATCTGACGGCGCAATATATCAGTATTCTCTGGGACGAAGGTTCGCATAAAACCAATGTCCGGTCCTTCCTTGGAGAAATCTGCGAAATATTGAGCGGCGAGCGTTTCAGCGTTTTCACGCAGGAAATGCTTGATTCTGTGATCGGCACGCTACGCGAGCGCGGCAATAGCAATGCAACCATCAATCGAAAGATGGCTGCCTTGAGCAAGCTGCTGCGGAAGGCGTGCAAAATGGGCGACATTTACAATTTGCCGGAGTTCCGGCGCCAAAAGGAACGGCAGGGACGTATCCGCTTCCTTGAAGCCGAAGAGGAACTGCGGCTTTTCTCGGCGATCCGCATGCGCTGCGAAGACAGCTACAGGTTGAGCGTGTTTCTGGTGGATACGGGTTGCCGGCTTGGCGAAGCAATCGGCCTCAACTGGAACGATCTGCAGGATTCACGATCGACCTTCTGGCTGACGAAGTCTGGCCGCAGCCGCACGGTTCCTTTGACCAGCCGGGTGAAGGAGGTCGTCCAGATCCCGCATGGCCGGTTGAAAGGCCCTTTCGCCATGCACACGCAAGTGCGTTTTCGCGCGATCTGGAACGAAGCCAAGGCGGAAGTCGGGCTTGGGACAGACGATCAGGTGGTCCCGCATATTCTGCGCCACACCTGCGCCTCGCGGCTGGTGCGCGGCGGCATCGATATCAGGCGCGTACAGATCTGGCTCGGCCATCAGACGCTGTCGATGACGATGCGCTACGCCCACCTTGCGACCAATGATCTCGACAGCTGCGTGGCTGTGCTCGAACGCCACTAG
- a CDS encoding porin, with amino-acid sequence MNIKSLFLGSAAALVAVSGARAADAVVVAEPEPVEYVRICDAFGAGFFYIPGTETCLKVSGYVRAEIRGGDDVYKGIERDTYDWRARAVTRFDARSETELGTLRSYAELRYNFNNGADKETVDLNQATIELGGFRVGAADSQFTSWTGYLGAIISDDVIAEGNYVTNQISYTYSADNGFSAFVGTEQGKGDYLVDDYLPHILGGAKFKQGWGSVTGVVGYDSKAEEWAGKVRLDVTVTEAISAWVMGGYKSNDVKDFYGTWNGDYAVWGGIAAKVTDKATVNAQVGYEDEGTIAAALNVAYTLVPGFVITPEVNYTKFDDARQARTRGAKDDAFQGIIRFQRNF; translated from the coding sequence ATGAACATCAAGAGCCTGTTTCTCGGCTCCGCTGCAGCTCTCGTTGCAGTATCCGGCGCGCGTGCCGCAGATGCGGTCGTTGTGGCTGAACCAGAGCCTGTTGAATATGTGCGCATCTGCGACGCATTTGGCGCCGGCTTCTTCTATATCCCCGGGACCGAAACCTGCCTGAAAGTCAGCGGCTATGTCCGTGCGGAAATCCGTGGCGGTGACGATGTTTACAAAGGCATCGAACGCGACACCTATGACTGGCGTGCCCGTGCCGTTACCCGCTTCGATGCCCGTTCGGAAACCGAGCTCGGCACATTGCGCTCCTATGCTGAACTTCGCTACAATTTCAACAATGGAGCAGACAAAGAAACGGTCGATCTGAACCAGGCAACCATCGAGCTTGGCGGCTTCCGTGTTGGCGCTGCCGACTCGCAGTTCACAAGCTGGACCGGCTATCTCGGTGCCATCATCTCCGATGACGTTATCGCCGAAGGCAATTACGTCACCAACCAGATCAGCTACACCTATTCCGCCGACAATGGTTTCTCGGCATTCGTAGGTACGGAACAGGGTAAAGGCGACTACCTGGTCGATGACTATCTTCCGCATATTCTTGGTGGCGCGAAGTTCAAGCAGGGCTGGGGTTCGGTTACCGGTGTTGTCGGTTACGACTCCAAGGCTGAAGAATGGGCCGGCAAGGTTCGTCTGGACGTAACGGTCACAGAGGCTATCTCGGCGTGGGTCATGGGCGGATACAAGTCCAATGACGTCAAGGACTTCTACGGTACCTGGAATGGCGATTACGCCGTCTGGGGCGGTATTGCTGCCAAGGTTACAGACAAGGCAACTGTCAATGCACAGGTTGGCTATGAAGACGAAGGCACAATCGCTGCTGCTTTGAACGTAGCTTACACGCTGGTTCCAGGTTTCGTTATCACGCCGGAAGTCAACTACACCAAGTTTGACGATGCTCGCCAGGCCCGTACGCGCGGTGCCAAGGATGATGCCTTCCAGGGCATCATCCGCTTCCAGCGCAACTTCTGA
- a CDS encoding calcium-binding protein — protein MAINPQVQALFSVLGITTSPNQITGIDGNLLPEILNGTSGSDYMLGLGGIDTLNGGGGNDYLEGGMGADVLVGGSAANTQDTLGYATAGSAVNVTLVANGLAALVGGAALGDVATGFENVVGSGFADTITGDNLANVLAGLDGDDTLNGGGGDDTLIGGDGADRLNGGDGIDTVDYSGSILNVDVDLYGSSGSEDAVGDIYQAVENAVGGSANDTLDGNDDANRLDGGGGNDWLRGNEGNDILIGGLGSDMLTGGDGFRGSDSGGSDKFQYRSLAEILSNDVIKAFFKDDFIDLSMADADPNTAGRQPFHFGPGVGQIEYSSGLSPTIHVTGESGGINVMIRNTLGLEAYNFIF, from the coding sequence ATGGCGATCAATCCTCAAGTACAAGCACTGTTCTCAGTGCTTGGCATCACAACAAGTCCAAATCAGATAACCGGCATAGACGGTAATTTACTTCCAGAAATACTCAACGGGACCAGCGGCAGCGATTACATGCTTGGCCTGGGCGGCATCGACACCCTGAATGGTGGCGGCGGCAATGACTATCTCGAAGGCGGTATGGGAGCCGACGTTTTAGTTGGTGGGAGCGCCGCGAATACGCAGGATACGCTTGGCTATGCTACGGCGGGCAGCGCGGTCAACGTGACCCTTGTCGCCAACGGCCTAGCCGCCCTCGTCGGTGGTGCAGCGCTCGGCGACGTCGCCACGGGATTTGAAAATGTCGTTGGTTCGGGTTTCGCCGATACCATCACTGGCGACAACCTTGCCAATGTGCTTGCCGGGTTGGACGGCGACGACACGCTGAATGGCGGTGGTGGTGATGACACACTGATTGGCGGTGATGGGGCGGATAGGCTCAATGGCGGCGATGGCATCGATACGGTGGACTACAGCGGTTCAATACTCAACGTTGACGTAGACCTTTATGGAAGTAGTGGTTCAGAGGATGCCGTCGGCGATATTTACCAGGCGGTAGAGAATGCCGTTGGTGGTTCTGCCAATGACACCCTCGATGGCAACGACGATGCCAATCGACTGGATGGCGGAGGCGGCAACGACTGGCTACGTGGAAACGAGGGGAATGATATTCTCATTGGCGGTCTCGGTAGCGACATGTTAACCGGGGGCGACGGTTTCCGTGGCTCCGACTCGGGTGGTTCCGATAAATTCCAATACAGGTCATTGGCTGAAATACTGTCCAATGATGTAATCAAGGCCTTTTTTAAAGACGATTTCATAGACCTTTCAATGGCAGATGCAGATCCAAATACCGCCGGGCGACAACCGTTTCATTTCGGTCCGGGTGTCGGACAAATCGAGTACTCCAGCGGGCTGTCCCCCACAATACACGTCACCGGTGAAAGCGGCGGCATCAATGTAATGATCCGAAACACGCTAGGACTGGAAGCCTACAATTTCATCTTCTGA
- a CDS encoding porin: protein MNIKSLLIGSAAALVAVSGARAADAVVVAEPEPVEYVRVCDAYGAGFFYIPGTETCLKISGYVRYDAAGGDNVYTGGNVGADGEETWYKRTRAEIRFDARSETELGTLRSYIQGRFQFTNGEDDNGSLPQAWIELGGFRIGTADELFGSWTDYAGAIINDDVINYQSGQSNQVSYTFTGGNGFSAMIGAEQGQDGFTVFDNDYVIEDYMPHVLAGAKFEQGWGGISGVVGYDSNVEEFAGKLRLDVKFNEMFSAWIMGGYQSNYDESLVERNWFGSWEGDWAAWGGLSVKATDKATINAQAAYEEEGTYALALNVAYELVPGFTITPEINYTKFDGARADLADFNSGGDDDAFGGIIRFQRNF, encoded by the coding sequence ATGAACATCAAGAGCCTTCTCATCGGCTCCGCTGCAGCTCTCGTTGCAGTATCAGGGGCACGCGCTGCAGATGCAGTCGTCGTCGCTGAACCAGAGCCCGTCGAATACGTTCGCGTTTGCGACGCTTACGGCGCTGGCTTCTTTTATATTCCGGGGACCGAAACCTGCCTGAAGATCAGCGGCTATGTCCGTTATGATGCTGCTGGTGGCGACAATGTTTACACAGGCGGCAACGTCGGTGCAGACGGTGAAGAAACCTGGTACAAGCGCACTCGTGCAGAAATTCGTTTCGACGCTCGTTCGGAAACCGAACTCGGCACTCTGCGTTCCTACATCCAGGGCCGTTTCCAGTTCACCAATGGTGAAGATGACAACGGTTCGCTGCCGCAGGCATGGATTGAACTCGGTGGTTTCCGCATCGGTACTGCTGACGAACTCTTCGGTTCGTGGACAGATTATGCTGGCGCGATCATCAACGACGACGTGATCAACTACCAGTCCGGCCAGAGCAACCAGGTCAGCTACACCTTCACTGGCGGCAACGGTTTCTCCGCTATGATCGGTGCTGAGCAAGGCCAGGACGGCTTTACTGTCTTTGACAACGATTATGTCATCGAAGATTACATGCCACACGTTCTTGCTGGTGCGAAGTTTGAACAGGGCTGGGGTGGTATCTCCGGTGTTGTTGGCTACGACTCCAACGTTGAAGAGTTCGCTGGCAAGCTGCGTTTGGACGTGAAGTTCAACGAAATGTTCTCCGCATGGATCATGGGTGGCTATCAGTCCAACTACGACGAAAGCTTGGTCGAGCGTAACTGGTTCGGCTCTTGGGAAGGTGATTGGGCAGCTTGGGGCGGATTGTCCGTCAAGGCTACCGACAAGGCAACCATCAACGCACAGGCTGCTTACGAAGAAGAAGGCACCTATGCCCTCGCTCTTAACGTAGCTTACGAGCTGGTTCCTGGCTTCACCATCACGCCAGAAATCAACTACACCAAGTTCGATGGCGCTCGTGCTGATCTTGCTGATTTCAACAGCGGTGGTGATGACGACGCATTCGGCGGTATCATCCGCTTCCAGCGCAACTTCTAA
- a CDS encoding porin — protein sequence MNIKSLLLGSAAALVAVTGARAADAVVVAEPEPVEYVKVCDAYGAGFYYIPGTETCLKIDGYVRADISAGDDAYSGAERDTYDWRARALLRFDARSETELGTLKSFAELRYNFKNGADAETVDLNQATIELGGFRVGAADSQFTSWTNYLGDIINDDVIAEGNYVTNQISYTFTGGNGFSAFAGLEQGGGRADVVFVQSAITGEVIAGSVTNTIQDYTPHVVAGVKFEQGWGSVAAVAGYDSVIEEFGGKVRVDVKFNDTISAWVMGGYQSGWDDAYGVDDAGNDFYVHTKNYYAPWNGDYAVWGGVAAKVTDTATVNAQVGYEADGTVAAALNVGYELVPGFKITPEINYTSFSGGRGDVVEAQGGNKNAFGGILRFQRNF from the coding sequence ATGAACATCAAGAGCCTACTTCTCGGCTCCGCTGCAGCCCTCGTTGCAGTAACCGGCGCCCGCGCTGCAGACGCAGTCGTTGTTGCCGAACCCGAACCTGTCGAATACGTCAAAGTGTGCGATGCTTACGGTGCGGGATTTTATTATATTCCTGGAACCGAGACCTGCCTGAAGATCGACGGCTATGTGCGTGCGGACATCTCGGCTGGCGACGACGCGTATTCGGGCGCAGAACGCGATACCTATGACTGGCGTGCGCGTGCTCTTCTCCGCTTCGATGCCCGTTCGGAAACCGAACTCGGTACATTGAAGTCCTTCGCCGAGCTTCGTTACAACTTCAAGAATGGTGCGGACGCCGAAACCGTCGACCTGAACCAGGCAACCATCGAGCTTGGCGGCTTCCGCGTCGGTGCAGCCGACTCGCAGTTCACAAGCTGGACAAACTATCTCGGCGACATCATCAACGACGACGTGATCGCCGAAGGCAACTACGTTACCAACCAGATCAGCTATACGTTCACTGGCGGCAATGGTTTCTCTGCCTTTGCCGGTCTTGAACAGGGCGGCGGACGGGCTGACGTTGTATTCGTTCAAAGTGCCATTACCGGCGAAGTTATTGCGGGTTCTGTCACTAACACGATCCAGGACTATACGCCCCATGTCGTGGCCGGTGTTAAATTTGAGCAGGGTTGGGGCTCTGTTGCTGCCGTTGCCGGTTATGATTCGGTCATCGAAGAATTTGGCGGCAAGGTTCGTGTCGATGTGAAATTCAACGACACAATTTCTGCCTGGGTCATGGGTGGCTATCAGTCCGGTTGGGATGATGCCTACGGCGTCGACGACGCTGGCAACGACTTCTACGTGCACACCAAAAATTACTATGCCCCCTGGAACGGTGACTACGCTGTTTGGGGTGGTGTGGCCGCCAAGGTTACCGATACCGCAACCGTCAATGCCCAGGTTGGCTACGAAGCTGACGGCACAGTTGCTGCTGCCTTGAACGTCGGCTACGAGCTGGTTCCCGGCTTCAAAATCACACCAGAAATCAACTACACGTCGTTCAGCGGCGGTCGCGGTGACGTGGTTGAAGCACAGGGCGGCAATAAAAATGCTTTCGGCGGGATCCTCCGCTTCCAGCGCAACTTCTAA